From the Candidatus Chromulinivoraceae bacterium genome, one window contains:
- a CDS encoding MurT ligase domain-containing protein — MAKPYIALLGKAVRKIAQMRGGGSALPGLFVEKIDPSFIKRTLSDLPQGIVVVSGTNGKTTTTKMVVELLQSQGLKVFTNRTGSNFTRGVAAALLGDIDNYGNLDADIAVLELDEAHAVHFVKTIAPRYSLLLNVMRDQLDRFGEIDATAKLLAYIALATTDTVVLNREDPRVAAIAKVLNDQKVSYFGLASTLTALFPNDDDMRSGSKKANSTLTADVVLKSLKDHTAEFQLGDHAVSATLELSGVYNIYNAAAALALVRTIVKNDLDETKLIDALSKVTPAFGRGETITIGGQPLELVLVKNPSGFRLSLSSFKPDGVATMIAINDNYADGRDMSWLWDVDFDSLQPGGVLEVSGVRAYDMALRLQYDEVEVSHVSTDLAEGLQQFITDASTVPKRIFCTYTAMLSLRRELAKMTDVETIS; from the coding sequence ATGGCAAAACCTTATATAGCATTACTCGGCAAGGCAGTTCGCAAGATTGCTCAGATGCGCGGCGGCGGCTCTGCGCTTCCAGGATTATTTGTCGAAAAGATCGATCCTTCCTTTATCAAGCGTACGCTCTCCGATCTACCTCAGGGTATTGTCGTAGTAAGCGGTACTAACGGTAAAACCACTACAACAAAAATGGTTGTAGAGCTTCTCCAGAGCCAAGGGCTGAAGGTCTTTACCAACCGGACGGGTAGTAACTTTACTCGAGGCGTTGCTGCTGCACTACTCGGTGATATAGATAACTATGGCAATCTTGACGCCGATATAGCGGTGCTCGAACTCGACGAAGCCCATGCCGTACATTTTGTAAAAACCATCGCACCTCGCTACAGCCTACTACTCAATGTCATGCGTGATCAGCTTGACCGTTTTGGAGAGATCGACGCCACCGCCAAGCTTTTGGCTTATATCGCACTTGCTACCACTGACACGGTCGTTCTTAACCGTGAAGATCCACGTGTCGCTGCCATTGCTAAAGTCTTGAACGATCAAAAGGTTAGCTATTTTGGTCTAGCATCTACCCTTACGGCCCTATTTCCAAATGACGACGACATGCGCTCGGGCAGCAAAAAAGCAAATTCAACCTTAACGGCTGACGTTGTATTAAAAAGTCTAAAGGACCATACGGCAGAATTTCAATTGGGTGATCATGCCGTTTCTGCAACGCTAGAACTCTCCGGCGTCTATAATATCTACAATGCAGCCGCAGCCCTAGCACTTGTACGTACTATTGTAAAAAACGATTTAGATGAGACAAAACTTATTGACGCACTTTCCAAAGTAACGCCTGCTTTTGGCCGCGGCGAAACTATTACTATAGGTGGCCAACCACTCGAACTCGTATTAGTTAAAAACCCAAGTGGTTTTCGCTTGAGTCTTTCGTCATTCAAACCAGACGGTGTTGCAACGATGATCGCCATCAATGATAATTACGCCGACGGTCGTGACATGTCATGGCTATGGGACGTCGATTTCGACAGTCTGCAACCAGGTGGAGTATTGGAGGTAAGCGGTGTTCGGGCTTACGATATGGCGCTGCGTTTACAATACGACGAGGTTGAGGTTTCGCATGTCTCGACTGATCTGGCCGAAGGTTTGCAACAGTTCATCACAGACGCGAGCACTGTACCTAAACGTATCTTTTGTACCTATACTGCTATGCTTAGTTTACGTCGAGAGTTGGCTAAAATGACTGACGTGGAGACAATCTCATGA
- a CDS encoding peroxiredoxin, producing MTNDLPYAASDFSLTDSEGVARSLSDYKGKWLVLYFYPKDETPGCTTEACSLRDARDDIAALGAEVVGISRDDASSHEKFKAKHSLNFTLLTDPDHTVMDLYGAWGKKMFGQEGVLRKTFIINPNGEVVKVYGRVTPLGHGEQVIADIKKLQGV from the coding sequence ATGACAAACGATCTTCCCTATGCAGCATCAGACTTCTCTTTAACAGATAGCGAAGGTGTTGCACGCTCGCTATCCGACTACAAGGGGAAGTGGCTTGTTCTATATTTTTACCCTAAGGATGAGACGCCAGGGTGTACAACCGAAGCATGTAGTTTGCGTGATGCTCGCGATGATATTGCAGCGCTTGGCGCAGAAGTTGTGGGTATTAGTCGTGATGATGCAAGTAGCCACGAAAAATTCAAAGCAAAACATTCGCTTAATTTTACGCTGTTAACAGATCCGGATCATACTGTCATGGACCTTTATGGCGCCTGGGGTAAAAAGATGTTTGGTCAAGAAGGTGTCCTGCGTAAGACATTTATCATTAACCCGAATGGGGAAGTTGTAAAGGTGTATGGACGCGTTACTCCTCTGGGGCATGGTGAGCAAGTCATCGCTGATATCAAAAAGCTTCAAGGTGTATAG
- the opgC gene encoding OpgC domain-containing protein, producing MKDTATTPKATSSRILALDYLRGFFIIIIISDHLWRWPNLFELLSGRGELWSSAAEGFVIISGLLVGYIRGYKNRNQPLLTVSKKLVARGVMLYVWMIITTLLLVSASWLLDFEGSMAYVPIPENHWSELVLSVLRLDYVHTLTHFLYLYAIFLVISPLAIWLLRKGKYWIVALASMVVWGIGTRSGIEWMQWQILFFIPAAGGFYFEPLIKYYRTLSKKLRYMLRFSLISITLLTVILAELKVLSQVPGTYQSILFGREPITLATVAISFLWFLGLLSLFQYVLPFLKKWFGWLLLTLGERSLTAYILHIVPLVLCALLFKATTNIFVNTLLSLLCILFTWGLLKIPYINKVIPR from the coding sequence ATGAAGGATACAGCTACCACACCCAAGGCAACTAGCTCCCGCATTCTTGCGCTCGACTATCTTCGCGGGTTTTTCATCATCATTATTATCAGCGATCATCTATGGCGATGGCCTAATTTATTTGAGCTACTGAGCGGTCGAGGTGAACTATGGTCGTCTGCAGCTGAAGGATTTGTTATTATTTCCGGTCTTTTAGTGGGCTATATTCGCGGCTATAAAAACCGCAATCAACCGCTACTTACGGTTAGCAAAAAACTTGTCGCCCGAGGTGTCATGTTATACGTTTGGATGATCATTACGACACTCCTCCTCGTTTCCGCCTCCTGGCTTCTTGACTTCGAAGGCAGTATGGCATACGTCCCGATCCCCGAAAATCATTGGAGTGAGCTTGTTCTTAGCGTCCTACGACTCGACTACGTTCACACACTCACTCACTTCCTCTATCTGTATGCGATATTTCTTGTCATATCTCCACTTGCTATATGGTTGCTCCGCAAGGGCAAATACTGGATTGTAGCGCTGGCTTCCATGGTGGTTTGGGGGATTGGAACTCGAAGTGGTATCGAATGGATGCAGTGGCAAATCCTCTTCTTCATACCAGCCGCAGGGGGTTTCTACTTTGAGCCCCTTATAAAATACTATCGTACGTTATCGAAAAAGCTTCGTTATATGCTTCGTTTTAGCCTTATCAGCATCACACTATTAACTGTTATCTTGGCCGAGCTTAAAGTATTGTCGCAGGTTCCAGGCACCTACCAAAGCATTTTATTCGGTCGAGAGCCCATTACACTTGCTACCGTTGCCATATCATTTTTGTGGTTTTTAGGCCTACTCAGTCTGTTTCAATACGTATTGCCATTCCTTAAAAAATGGTTTGGCTGGTTACTACTAACCCTTGGCGAGCGTTCCCTCACTGCGTACATTCTTCATATCGTGCCGCTTGTTCTCTGTGCATTGTTATTTAAAGCCACGACAAATATTTTCGTAAACACGCTACTGTCACTCTTGTGTATTCTCTTCACCTGGGGATTACTAAAAATCCCTTACATTAACAAAGTTATTCCGCGCTAA
- a CDS encoding glycosyltransferase family 39 protein, with the protein MIQTMVDRFRSRKLERHFVAVLLTIVVGAMLISLIVGLQQSVWFDEAYSIMLAKQPVINLIHLTAMDTHPPFYYLLLKGWASVFGWGELALRSLSVLAMGGAVLFGGLLIKRLFGVRAALMALPFAALSPLLLRYGFEIRMYAVASFIGIAATYVLVSAIEVRSKNHQWKLYALYALLVAIGVYTLYYTVLLWLAHFTWLAWKAYKEKKPIIKTPWFVAFVGSVLLFLPWVPEFIQQITNGALAAISQPMTIDNLSGIVSFAFIYRPTWQLDGFTSIVMLFVLMTCGIFAVRAFRLATKRERVYLWLLVLYTLVPIVLIALVSLLKPMYVERYISHVIIGVLLFIGVTVTYVTRKASPRTLLAVGALYIVLLLGVGHLADVGNYNYQRLQKPAIKQAVATIDCSQDATVLAADPYVAIELSYYMPNCEVRFYSQDAVLKGGYTPLSDSPLKIEHPSKELANSHKLVYVYYDKAELTMPTNLLQTNHESYGPLNVDTFSAE; encoded by the coding sequence ATGATACAAACGATGGTAGATCGTTTCAGATCTCGTAAACTAGAACGACATTTTGTGGCGGTCCTACTTACTATTGTAGTGGGCGCTATGCTCATAAGTCTTATTGTTGGTTTGCAGCAAAGCGTATGGTTCGATGAAGCCTACTCGATAATGCTTGCTAAGCAGCCGGTCATAAACCTTATTCATTTGACAGCAATGGATACTCACCCTCCTTTTTACTATTTATTACTAAAGGGTTGGGCAAGTGTATTCGGTTGGGGTGAGTTAGCGCTTCGTAGTTTGAGCGTTCTTGCGATGGGTGGCGCGGTGCTATTTGGTGGATTGTTAATAAAACGCCTCTTCGGCGTTAGAGCGGCACTCATGGCGTTGCCGTTTGCAGCACTTTCACCACTTTTGTTGCGATACGGTTTTGAAATTAGGATGTACGCAGTCGCTTCGTTTATCGGCATCGCAGCTACCTATGTTTTAGTATCGGCGATTGAGGTTCGGTCTAAAAACCATCAATGGAAGTTATACGCTCTGTACGCTCTTCTTGTGGCGATTGGTGTTTACACACTATACTACACGGTGCTTCTGTGGCTCGCTCATTTTACCTGGCTTGCTTGGAAGGCCTACAAAGAAAAGAAGCCAATAATCAAGACGCCATGGTTTGTTGCATTTGTCGGGAGCGTACTGTTATTTTTGCCGTGGGTTCCGGAATTTATACAGCAAATTACTAATGGGGCATTGGCGGCAATTTCCCAGCCAATGACTATCGATAATCTCAGTGGTATTGTTTCTTTTGCCTTTATCTATCGCCCAACATGGCAACTGGATGGATTCACCTCGATTGTTATGCTATTCGTACTTATGACATGCGGTATTTTTGCCGTACGAGCATTTAGACTGGCTACTAAAAGAGAACGAGTATATCTTTGGCTTCTTGTACTTTATACGCTCGTGCCGATCGTTCTAATCGCACTTGTTTCACTCTTAAAGCCCATGTATGTAGAACGATATATCTCACACGTTATAATTGGCGTATTGTTATTCATTGGAGTGACGGTGACATATGTAACAAGAAAGGCTTCGCCTCGTACCCTACTCGCAGTCGGTGCACTCTACATCGTCTTACTCCTTGGTGTGGGGCATCTTGCTGATGTCGGTAACTATAACTATCAACGGCTCCAGAAACCTGCCATTAAACAAGCCGTTGCAACGATCGATTGTAGCCAGGACGCTACTGTTCTTGCAGCTGATCCGTATGTTGCTATCGAGCTTTCGTACTACATGCCAAATTGCGAAGTGCGCTTTTACAGTCAGGATGCCGTTCTAAAAGGTGGTTATACGCCACTCTCTGACAGTCCACTAAAGATAGAGCATCCGTCTAAAGAACTGGCTAATAGTCATAAGCTCGTCTACGTCTATTACGACAAAGCAGAACTGACTATGCCGACTAACTTGCTGCAGACGAATCACGAGTCCTACGGACCACTGAATGTCGATACGTTTAGCGCGGAATAA
- a CDS encoding NUDIX hydrolase has translation MKLFGKKLSKKHWLEAQHSRVSSATLILENSIGQVLVVKANYKPYWTFPGGIVDAGETPKQAALRETFEEVGIEISESKVEFVAVVNRKSDFADTYQFIFKAPLTKAMLNGITLQVTEIDQYALITKEQAGVNDRRYGKVIDHWAHGRSGYIEQTFGKDDQ, from the coding sequence ATGAAGCTGTTTGGGAAAAAACTTTCAAAAAAACATTGGCTAGAAGCGCAGCACTCGCGCGTTTCTAGCGCAACCCTCATACTAGAAAACTCAATTGGCCAGGTGCTTGTTGTAAAGGCTAACTACAAGCCATATTGGACATTCCCTGGTGGTATCGTTGACGCAGGTGAAACACCCAAGCAAGCCGCGCTTCGCGAAACGTTTGAAGAAGTCGGAATTGAAATAAGTGAGTCAAAAGTAGAGTTTGTGGCGGTGGTGAACCGAAAAAGCGATTTTGCCGATACCTACCAATTTATTTTTAAAGCTCCTCTCACAAAAGCAATGCTGAATGGTATAACCTTGCAGGTGACAGAGATTGACCAGTACGCTCTGATCACGAAAGAACAAGCTGGAGTGAATGATCGACGCTACGGGAAGGTGATTGACCACTGGGCACATGGCCGAAGTGGTTATATTGAACAGACATTTGGTAAAGATGACCAGTAG
- the rny gene encoding ribonuclease Y: MVEGIIAAILGVVFGMGGTVVYEKRREAAGKNTAEKEIARAKTRASDIVLKAKDEALELENQRRKEMQKVEQRLAEREVSLDKKLDELDKRAERLRKQEDEVESLKSEIREIRTRQQEKLEKIAGLKKQDAADKLMKMTERDIKDDLLGLVAKLQNEATEDAEEQAQTILVSAMERMSSEVTAERTVTAIKLTDDEMKGRIIGKEGRNIQALQRATGVDVLVDDTPGMIVLSSFDPIRRQVARLTLEMLMKDGRIHPGRIEEVVVKAEKQIEKDVVRAGEDAAREVGVAGIPKEMLRLLGELKFRTSYGQNVLMHSTEMAHMAGLIAEEIGADVRITKTATLLHDIGKAVTHKVEGKHHHIGAEIARKNGMDERIVHAIEAHHDDIEATTPEAIIVRICDALSAARPGARNISAENFVERMRDLENIATSFPGIDKAYAISAGREIRVIVSPKSIDDLSAIKLARDIANKIESTMQYPGTIKVNVIRETRAIEYAK, from the coding sequence ATGGTAGAAGGAATAATTGCCGCAATCCTTGGGGTTGTTTTTGGTATGGGTGGAACGGTTGTTTACGAGAAGCGCCGTGAAGCAGCGGGTAAAAATACCGCGGAAAAAGAAATCGCGCGAGCGAAAACTAGAGCGAGCGACATTGTCTTAAAGGCAAAGGATGAAGCTCTTGAGCTTGAGAATCAGCGTCGTAAGGAAATGCAAAAGGTCGAGCAGCGTCTGGCCGAACGTGAGGTTAGCCTCGATAAAAAGCTTGACGAACTCGATAAGCGTGCTGAAAGACTGCGCAAGCAAGAAGACGAAGTTGAATCGCTTAAAAGCGAAATCCGTGAAATTCGTACACGCCAGCAGGAGAAGCTCGAGAAAATTGCTGGGCTTAAAAAACAAGACGCTGCCGATAAGCTTATGAAGATGACCGAGCGTGATATTAAAGATGATCTTCTCGGCCTTGTTGCGAAGCTTCAAAACGAAGCAACTGAAGACGCCGAAGAGCAAGCACAAACCATTCTCGTTAGTGCTATGGAACGCATGAGCAGCGAAGTGACTGCGGAACGTACCGTTACAGCTATCAAGCTCACTGATGACGAAATGAAGGGTCGCATTATCGGTAAAGAAGGACGTAACATCCAGGCGCTGCAGCGTGCTACTGGCGTTGACGTGCTAGTTGACGACACGCCAGGAATGATCGTACTTTCAAGTTTTGATCCTATCCGTCGCCAAGTTGCTCGGCTGACCCTCGAAATGCTCATGAAAGATGGTCGTATCCATCCTGGCCGTATTGAAGAAGTCGTAGTAAAAGCTGAAAAGCAAATCGAAAAAGATGTTGTTCGTGCTGGCGAAGACGCTGCGCGCGAAGTTGGCGTTGCCGGCATTCCAAAAGAAATGCTCCGTCTGTTGGGGGAGTTGAAGTTCCGTACTAGCTACGGCCAAAACGTCTTAATGCACAGTACTGAAATGGCGCATATGGCCGGACTCATTGCCGAGGAAATTGGTGCCGATGTTCGAATTACTAAAACTGCTACCCTCTTGCATGATATTGGTAAGGCAGTAACACACAAGGTTGAGGGTAAGCATCACCACATCGGTGCTGAAATTGCACGTAAAAATGGCATGGACGAGCGTATTGTTCACGCTATTGAGGCACATCACGATGATATTGAAGCGACCACTCCAGAGGCGATCATTGTTCGTATTTGCGATGCACTTTCTGCAGCTCGTCCTGGTGCTCGTAATATTAGTGCTGAGAACTTTGTGGAGCGTATGCGCGATCTTGAAAACATCGCAACGAGCTTCCCGGGTATTGATAAAGCGTATGCGATTAGCGCTGGTCGTGAAATCCGCGTGATTGTTAGCCCTAAATCTATTGATGATCTTTCTGCAATCAAACTTGCCCGTGACATCGCTAATAAGATCGAAAGCACTATGCAATATCCAGGTACGATCAAGGTAAACGTTATACGAGAAACGCGCGCTATAGAATACGCAAAATAG
- the tsaB gene encoding tRNA (adenosine(37)-N6)-threonylcarbamoyltransferase complex dimerization subunit type 1 TsaB, with amino-acid sequence MILLLDTSTPVCKLSLIDGDTRYENEWQADRQLAKGLLAYLHDQLESQDKVFSDLTGIGAFAGPGSFTGLRIGLTVLNTLADSEHIPIVGGMGEDWQAEVLQKLENGKNEHIVLPFYGSEANITTPRK; translated from the coding sequence ATGATCTTACTACTCGATACTTCAACACCAGTATGTAAACTGAGCCTTATTGATGGTGATACTCGCTATGAGAATGAATGGCAGGCTGATCGTCAGCTCGCAAAAGGACTTTTGGCATATCTGCATGACCAACTAGAATCTCAAGATAAAGTATTCAGCGATCTTACGGGGATAGGTGCTTTCGCTGGGCCGGGAAGTTTTACGGGTTTACGAATAGGGCTTACAGTCTTGAATACGCTCGCTGATTCTGAGCATATTCCTATTGTTGGCGGTATGGGTGAGGATTGGCAGGCCGAGGTTCTGCAAAAACTAGAGAACGGCAAAAACGAACACATCGTACTTCCCTTTTATGGTTCTGAAGCAAATATTACAACACCACGCAAATAG